One Zeugodacus cucurbitae isolate PBARC_wt_2022May chromosome 3, idZeuCucr1.2, whole genome shotgun sequence genomic region harbors:
- the LOC105216965 gene encoding protein C10 yields the protein MAYLVNFSNDTAKQILIEIIRTVNQPENSKKLSEAKASAGKEMLLMMQHVFPLVMQLQTDVIKTYGFPGNREGLVQFSQLVREMEREDVEIARLRSQIRAIYLPPIAINTTNDILI from the coding sequence ATGGCGTACTTAGTGAATTTTAGCAATGACACTGCCAAGCAAATACTCATTGAAATCATACGCACAGTGAATCAACCAGAGAACTCCAAGAAATTATCGGAAGCAAAGGCATCGGCTGGCAAAGAGATGTTGCTAATGATGCAGCATGTCTTTCCGCTGGTTATGCAATTACAAACGGACGTAATCAAAACTTATGGTTTCCCCGGCAATCGTGAGGGCCTAGTGCAATTCTCACAGTTGGTGCGTGAAATGGAACGTGAGGATGTGGAAATCGCAAGATTGCGTAGTCAAATCAGAGCCATCTATTTGCCGCCCATAGCTATAAATACAACTAATGATATTTTGATATAA
- the LOC105216964 gene encoding FAS-associated factor 2, whose translation MEDGLSNEQTEKILQFQDITGIEDMNICRDVLIRHQWDLEVAFQEQMNIREGIPTTYAASRDVRAPAVIDDRFLQQIFSANMPGGRSARGGMGPIPRSFTGIIGYVINMVFQYCYSTFASVLNALLSLGRNDERIVTDPVGDVMSFIRSYNERYPSHPVFYQGTYAQALNDAKQELRFLLIYLHKDPTNNPDVDSLCRTTLSNQSVIDFVNRNMLFWGCDVSSPEGYRVSHTLNMHVYPTMVLIALRNNRMVVVGRFEGDCMPEELTRRMQTVISANEIWLSQARADRLERNLTQTLRQQQDEAYQLSLRADEEKERLRQLERDAVRQAEEAIERERAEEARKKEEIAQLKIELADLVPNEPPAGTADAISVVFKLPNGARLERRFLNSNSLIDVYNYLFCHPSSPDEFEITTNFPKRVLYASSSNSGAVINGNGNQTTLAEAGLKHREVLFVNDLEA comes from the exons ATGGAGGATGGACTATCAAATGAACAAACCGAAAAGATTCTACAGTTCCAAGATATTACAGGCATTGAGGATATGAATATATGTCGCGATGTCTTGATCAGACATCAGTGGGATCTTGag GTTGCTTTTCAAGAGCAAATGAACATACGCGAAGGCATTCCAACAACATATGCAGCGTCCAGAGATGTACGCGCACCTGCAGTCATCGATGATCGTTTTCTACAGCAAATCTTCTCTGCAAATATGCCTGGAGGCAGATCGGCACGTGGCGGCATGGGTCCTATACCGCGTAGCTTTACCGGTATCATTGGCTATGTCATAAATATGGTATTCCAGTACTGCTACTCGACATTCGCCAGCGTACTGAATGCGTTGCTGAGTTTGGGACGAAATGACGAGAGAA TCGTTACCGATCCCGTGGGCGATGTCATGAGTTTCATACGTTCCTACAACGAACGTTATCCATCGCACCCGGTGTTCTATCAGGGCACCTACGCGCAAGCGTTAAATGACGCCAAGCAGGAGCTACGCTTCCTACTCATCTATCTACACAAGGATCCCACAAACAATCCCGATGTGGATTCACTGTGCCGTACAACACTTTCAAATCAATCCGTAATTGATTTCGTAAATCGTAATATGCTTTTTTGGGGCTGTGACGTATCCTCACCAGAGGGTTATAGAGTATCGCATACATTGAATATGCACGTATATCCGACGATGGTGTTAATTGCACTACGCAACAATCGTATGGTTGTTGTTGGACGTTTTGAGGGCGACTGCATGCCTGAGGAGTTGACACGTCGCATGCAAACAGTGATCTCAGCCAACGAGATATGGCTAAGTCAAGCACGCGCTGATCGTTTAGAACGTAATCTAACACAGACACTGCGCCAACAGCAAGACGAAGCATATCAGCTTAGCTTACGTGCCGACGAGGAAAAGGAGCGGCTGCGTCAGCTGGAACGTGATGCAGTGCGACAAGCAGAAGAGGCTATTGAACGCGAACGTGCCGAAGAGGCACGTAAAAAGGag gaAATTGCACAGCTTAAAATCGAGTTAGCTGACCTGGTGCCAAATGAGCCACCGGCTGGTACAGCGGACGCCATAAGTGTCGTATTTAAACTGCCAAACGGCGCACGCCTGGAGCGACGTTTTCTCAATTCCAACTCGTTGATT GATGTGTATAACTATCTCTTCTGTCATCCCTCGTCCCCCGATGAATTCGAGATCACAACGAATTTCCCGAAACGCGTCCTGTATGCCAGTTCAAGTAATAGTGGCGCCGTCATCAATGGCAATGGCAATCAAACAACCTTAGCTGAAGCTGGTCTGAAGCATCGTGAGGTACTCTTTGTCAACGACCTAGAGGCGTAA